GGCCGCAATGCGCGGCTCATACGACCCAGTCCCTCTCCCACCCCATCGATTCTCTGCCGCATCTGCTCCATAGTCCCTATGGCCTTATCCACTGAAATTCCCTTTCGCCTAGTTGCTGCCAGGAGTTCAAGCGACAAGGCAGCAAGGGCTTGGATAGTCTCATCATGCAACTCACGGGCAATGCGTCTTCGTTCTTCTTCCTGAGCCTGAGTAACCTGGTTGATATAGAGCCGCAGATTGTGCTGCAGGTGTTTGTATTCCGTTATGTCACGAATACTTCCCTCGTATCCCAATACGCTCTCGTTGCCGCCGCGCCTCAAATTGAAAGTGAGCGAGCAATCTATCTGCGCCCCATTTTTTCTGTGCATTTGCATCTCATACTCTCTCACATATCCCTTTTCCTCTATTAGCCTCTGGAACCTCTCTCGTTCCAGAGCAGAGGCCAGGTTCTGCAATTCCAGCGTCTTCGTCTCCTCCCTAGAGTAGCCAAAGAGAGCCAGTGCGGCTTGATTCACATCGATTACTTTACCATCCCGTGAGATAATACAGAGTGCGTCCCTCGAATTCTCAAAAAGGCTACGATATCTCTCCTCGCTATCACGCAATGCCTTCTCCATGAGCTTGCGTTCAGTGATATCGCGCGCAACGGTGGCCACCCCTACCGCTTTCCCGCGGTCATCGCGCAGGAAACTACACCTGGACTCTATCCACACTGTAGAGCCATCCTTGCGATATGCCTCCTGTTCGAGTGTCCACGAACGGAACACATCCCCTCGTTCATCGCATTCTATGGCGAGTTGTTCTCGAAGCGTCTTCAGCCCAAACTCAAGGGAGGCTGGAGGCAGGAAGAATGGCAGTGGCTTGCCGACTGACTCCTCACTCTTGAAACCTAACACGTGTTCCACCGAAGGACTCAAGTAGGTGACCCGCATGGTAGCAAGATCGGTAACCGAAATGGAGTCATTCGTGTTCTCAGCTACCAGCTTATATAGTCC
This DNA window, taken from Chloroflexota bacterium, encodes the following:
- a CDS encoding PAS domain S-box protein, which encodes MIGANSMVNLSLSNAAWPQRTSETQRGRVTGPEHDASQIRLPIEGLYKLVAENTNDSISVTDLATMRVTYLSPSVEHVLGFKSEESVGKPLPFFLPPASLEFGLKTLREQLAIECDERGDVFRSWTLEQEAYRKDGSTVWIESRCSFLRDDRGKAVGVATVARDITERKLMEKALRDSEERYRSLFENSRDALCIISRDGKVIDVNQAALALFGYSREETKTLELQNLASALERERFQRLIEEKGYVREYEMQMHRKNGAQIDCSLTFNLRRGGNESVLGYEGSIRDITEYKHLQHNLRLYINQVTQAQEEERRRIARELHDETIQALAALSLELLAATRRKGISVDKAIGTMEQMRQRIDGVGEGLGRMSRALRPSVLDNLGLVPAVTLLLNDLNEIGKVHISLRVAGQERRLSSEAELGLFRIVQESTNNIRKHSEAKRASVIIEFRRGKVRLTVKDRGKGFQVPRRLGDFSSAGRLGLMGMQERAQALKGTFAVESHLGRGTTITIEVPG